One Falco biarmicus isolate bFalBia1 chromosome 9, bFalBia1.pri, whole genome shotgun sequence genomic region harbors:
- the ACSL5 gene encoding long-chain-fatty-acid--CoA ligase 5: protein MIWILQVLFSPLPTPALISLIVFGAVIFLWVISRPKPVLPPVDLNKQSIGIEGGARRGALLTDNNLLSYYFEDAKTLYEVFQRGLHASGNGSCLGYRKPNQPYQWLTYRQVLDRAQYLGSGLLQKGCKPSSNQFIGIFAQNRPEWIISEYACYTYSMVAVPLYDTLGPEAIVYIVNKADINIVICDKPEKAQILLENCEQEKTPYLKTIILMDLFDKELKDRGAKVGIEILALQEVEELGRNNIREPVPPKPEDLCIVCFTSGTTGNPKGAMLTHQNVVANAAAFLRSTENTVECTSSDVTMSYLPLAHMFERVVQTVVYSCGAKVGFFQGDIKLLTDDMKTLKPTLFPVVPRLLNRIYDKIQSGAKSPVKRCLLNFAVIMKMAEIKQGIIRNDSIWDKLIFKKVQETMGGRVRIMVTGAAPISPSVLTFLRAALGCQIFEAYGQTECSAGCTFSMPGDWTTGHVGAPLACNIIKLDDVEEMNYYSSNNEGEVCIKGPNVFKGYLKDPEKTAEAIDKDGWLHTGDIGKWLPNGTLKIIDRKKNIFKLAQGEYIAPEKIENVYIRSAPVAQVFVHGESLRSFLIGIVVPDPETLPEFAAKLGVKGSYEDVCKNPAVKKAILEDMVRLGKEAGLKSFEQVKDLYIHTEMFSVENGLLTPTLKAKRTELVKVFQKQIEALYSSTQE from the exons ATGATCTGGATACTTCAAGTCTTGTTCTCACCGCTCCCAACACCAGCATTGATTAGTCTTATAGTATTTGGAGCTGTCATCTTCCTGTGGGTGATAAGCAGGCCAAAACCTGTTTTGCCTCCTGTTGATTTGAACAAGCAGTCAATAGGAATTGAG GGGGGAGCCAGAAGAGGTGCACTCTTGACAGATAATAACCTGCTTTCTTATTACTTTGAAGATGCTAAAACCTTGTATGAAGTTTTCCAGAGAGGACTGCATGCTTCTG GAAATGGAAGCTGTTTAGGCTAcagaaaacccaaccaacctTATCAGTGGCTGACATATAGACAG GTTTTGGACAGAGCTCAATACCTGGGATCAGGGCTTCTGCAAAAAGGATGCAAACCATCATCAAACCAGTTTATTGGCATTTTTGCTCAGAACAGGCCAGAG tgGATCATTTCAGAGTACGCCTGCTACACTTACTCAATGGTTGCTGTTCCACTGTATGACACTCTGGGGCCAGAGGCCATTGTATATATTGTTAACAAAG CTGACATAAACATAGTGATCTGTGACAAGCCCGAGAAGGCACAGATCTTGCTTGAGAACTGTGAGCAAGAAAAGACCCCATATCTGAAGACTATCATTCTCATGGATCTATTTGATAAAGAGCTCAAGGACAGAGGAGCTAAAGTGGGAATCGAAATTCTAGCACTGCAGGAAGTTGAG GAGCTGGGAAGAAACAACATCAGAGAACCAGTT CCTCCTAAACCTGAAGATCTTTGCATTGTGTGTTTTACCAGTGGAACCACAG GTAACCCTAAAGGAGCCATGCTGACACATCAAAATGTTGTTGCAAACGCTGCTGCCTTCCTTAGAAGCACAGAG AACACAGTTGAGTGTACAAGTTCAGATGTCACCATGTCCTACCTTCCCCTGGCTCACATGTTTGAGAGGGTTGTACAG ACTGTGGTCTACAGCTGTGGAGCAAAAGTAGGCTTCTTCCAAGGAGACATCAAGTTGCTAACAGATGACATGAAAACCTTGAAGCCAACACTATTTCCAGTTGTACCAAGACTGCTCAATAGGATATATGACAAG ATACAAAGTGGTGCAAAGAGCCCAGTGAAACGTTGCCTGTTAAACTTTGCTGTGATTATGAAGAtggctgaaataaaacaggGCATAATTCGAAATGACAGCATATGGGATAAACTAATCTTCAAAAAAGTTCAG GAAACCATGGGTGGAAGAGTGCGTATAATGGTAACAGGCGCAGCCCCTATATCTCCCTCTGTCTTGACATTTCTTAGAGCAGCATTAGGCTGTCAG ATCTTTGAAGCTTATGGCCAGACTGAATGCTCAGCGGGATGCACTTTCTCAATGCCTGGAGACTGGACAACAG gcCATGTTGGAGCCCCTCTGGCTTGCAATATCATAAAACTAGATGATGTGGAAGAAATGAACTACTACTCTTCTAACAATGAAGGCGAG GTCTGCATTAAAGGACCAAATGTGTTCAAGGGTTATCTGAAAGACCCTGAGAAGACAGCAGAAGCAATTGATAAAGATGGCTGGCTCCACACTGGAGACATAGGGAAATGGTTGCCA AATGGAACACTGAAGATCATTGATAGGAAGAAGAATATATTTAAACTTGCACAAGGAGAATACATTGCTCCAGAGAAGATAGAAAATGTCTATATCAGAAGTGCTCCTGTAGCCCAGGTCTTTGTACATGGGGAAAGCCTGAGG tcttttctaaTAGGTATAGTGGTTCCTGATCCCGAGACGCTTCCAGAATTCGCAGCAAAACTGGGAGTAAAAGGTTCCTATGAAGATGTCTGCAAAAATCCA GCAGTGAAGAAAGCTATTTTAGAAGATATGGTCAGACTGGGGAAAGAGGCTGGCCTTAAATCCTTTGAGCAA GTTAAAGACCTGTACATCCACACAGAGATGTTCTCTGTAGAAAATGGACTCTTGACACCAACACTGAAGGCAAAGCGAACAGAGCTTGTTAAAGTATTCCAGAAGCAGATTGAGGCCCTCTATTCAAGCACGCAGGAATAG